The window CTTGATATCGCTTTCATCGATCAATTAAAAGATCTTTGTTTGAAGATTATTAGGAAACTAAAAGTCGCAACAGCTGATGGGGTGTATGactttttcatgacgaataagttGACTACTGCTGATTGCACGACTCAACAAATTAATGAGATATTGAAGTCTATGGTTTTGGATAATATGATTATAGATGTGAAGAGTACTGGATTAGGTGAGTATCATTCGATTCCTGTTGGTAAAGTTTGTTACAGATGTCCACCTGGAGATGTTAGTAAGGGTCCCACAACAGGGGCGATGGTTTCGATCCCGTGTGGTGTGTGTCCGAGGATTAAACAGTGCACGCCTGATGGACTTATTTCTCCAAGCACTTGTGTTTACTACACAAAATGGTTAGAGTTCTGATCACATTGTTTTTTTTTAGCATCTTTGAGCTTGATTTTGAATGTGTAGTTTTTGGTGTTTGCGTTTTTGATCTTGAACTGGAATCTTATATACCTTCTCCTTGAGTTTATTTAAGAagactatttttatttattttttattttacagtTTGGTTGTGCTAATCTTTGATGGGATTTGATTCAGTTAATTTTTGTTAGCTGTAAGATGAGATGATATCAGTTGTGAGTTTGGAACTCAGATAATGTGTGTATATAACTTTAGTGGTGAAAACAAATTTGATTTTTGTTTAGACTGAAACTAACACGGCGTCAGAGTGGGTGGCGTCAGACGAGTTGGCAGCATCTGACGCCCCTGACGCCTATATCGGAGCGTCAGTTTTTGACGCTGAGGGGCGTCAGTGCCTTTTTTGACTGAAAAAATGGGGCTTCAAAGGGGTATTGTGGCAGCATGTGATTGGTTGGGCAAGGTTTTAAAAAACGGAAACGCGCCTCGAGGCGTTTCCCATCTTTGAGGCGAGGCGTACGCCTCGAGGCGTACGTTTGAGGCGGagttaaaaaaatacataaaaaattATAAGTTCAttatactatatataaatataaatatataaatcaatattctaatttatttaaataaaatatttataagtgGAAGGGTTAAGTTGTATTTGTTGAATATTTAATAATGAGGTTGAAATGCAAATTAAACCTAAGGGGTTAAAATGTATGACAATAAAAATTTGAGGGAGGTTTTATGCAAGTTGAGTGACAATAAAAAGGGAATAAAACCCTAAATTAACTCAGCCGCTACTTTTGTCTTTTATTTTCACGAGGTTCATCTCTTCCATCTATTATTTTCATCTTTCATCTGTATCTCTTCAATGGCTTCTCTATACGTCCTTCTTCATCTCCACTGCAACTTCTTCGACGTTTTAACCCGGTAAGTATAGTCATAGATCTATCTATTCCGCTCATCCTGATCTTCCATTTTCCCGCTATTTTTCATGAGGCGTGCGTTTTTTTTTTTGTAACCAGTGAGGCGTAAAAAATCGCACCGCCTCTCTCATTTGAGGCGTACGTTTTAATTAGACTTTGAGGCGTACGTTTTGAAACGGAAAAATCGAAAAACGCACTGAGGCGCGCCTCGAGGCGTACGCCTCGAACGTTTTTTAAAACACCCAACGGATATATACTCgttttttgtattatttttttttaattcatttttttactCCATTTTACTCCTATTTAAACCCCAACAATTCTATCATTTTTCACACAATTCATTCTTACTCTATTTCTTTCtacttttttttttacaaaagtttATTAGGTTATAAATAGTTTCGAGGTTACGGGGGTCTAATTCCGACTCAGAAGATTTGCGGATTGTTCAATTAATTCAAAAAATAGAAGATGATGATTCCGAAGTCGAATCGGCACCATCTATTCCGAGAGAGGTTACATTCCTAGGGAACGGGAGGTTGCTGCACAACGTTTGTGGGATGATTATTTTTGTGAGACGCCAAAATATCCACAAAGAAAATTTAAACGCCGTTTTCGTATGCGAATACAATTATTTCTCCGTATAGTGCAAATTATAACTACTTTCCAAAGTGATAATATGCCAGAATATTTTACTTACTTTTCTCAACGAGTTGATGCTATCGGTAGGCCTACATTTACTACTTTACAAAAATGTACGTCGGCTATACGCCAATTGGCGTATGGCACCGCTCCCGATATGTGGGATGAATATTTGCAAATGAGTGAGCAAACATCAATACTATGTCTAGATTACTTTTGTATGTGTATTATTACTTTGTACAAAAGGGAATACATGCGATCTCCCAATGCACACGATGTTGCTAGATTATATAGTGCATACGAGGAGAGACATGGATTTAGGGGTATGCTCGGGAGTATAGATTGTATGCACTGGGAGTGGAGGAATTGTCCTGTTGCTTTAAAAGGACAATACACTAGGGGTGATCACAAGAAACCGACCCTTATGCTTGAAGCTGTTGCTTCATATGACTTGTGGATTTGGCATGCTTTTTTGGGATGGCGGGTTCCAACAATGATATTAACGTTTTGAACCAATCACCTATATTTGATAAACTTAATGTAACAAACCAACCCGTGGACCGACCAAAAAGCgcagcataaaaaaaaaatttaaaactgagctgtccagatggggtgcgcggcgcgcacagggcctggcagcccgctgtccactttttccaattttcgtaaaaagatctcttgcttcccgacacttttagaccaaacacttttcacaacattttatattagttaaaactaacatgttccaataataaaatgagttttacgagaccgggcccacatcggccgttttacgactttcgtacaaaatacaagttttcaaccacatgatttttaacacaaaataagaccgagcatggcgattggggatacgctacccaatcctaatccaatCCAAAAAACacgatcttctaaagcaaactacgcaagtccactagtcccacgcttacccgagccaccgcatccatgcaaatctataaaaatataaacaacgagagggtaagctaacgattagtgagtgaaaatatactacatacatatatatgcataaaatggacacgccacacaaataatcaaataccgcataccggagcatccatgcataaaggcaagctaatctaagcataccgtacgatcactaagcaacaagctaaatatgcatcaacaaacataagttcaccaacgacgatgtgaacaacgccaagaagctacacccggagggttagctacatcacgacaatataacaatatatatatatatatatatatatatatatatatatatatatatatatatatatatatatatatatatatatatatatatatatatatatatataacaatatataaacgaataaggttaaccccttaacccattaccgaataccaaacaccacgatgaagattggccgaactacacgagccttagtaatccgaactacacgcgatcacTACCccaataagatgatcgaactacacgcgtcaccgtgaatccgaactacacgagactcacttccgataaaatgacagaactacacgcgtcatcgtgaatccgaactacacgcgatccaCTTTCAgaattcaaaacccacggtcacgggattataaaatccaccatatcggggttatccacatcacaacaatatcaacccttcgccattggggttatataccccacatcacaaacacgtgtgataacgtacacacaaaaagtGTACCTGgccaaaggtgatcaaccaaaacgcacaaccgtgccaattggacctaaacgcaagtccatcgaatccacctatatgtgaagtgagctctataaccgagaaccacttcactcgacccgcacccatcctacacatacatatgcacatagaatattaacactcaccttgtcgtcttgatgaatgcttccaagtaatccacaactcgtcaatggaaagtacatattcctttatcacaattacaacaacacacttagagtggatttacaaccaactcaattcgacacttagtgcaaattcgaccaattgcactcataaacacaaaacgcgtccaaactaaccaataatcacttaatcacaagtgaacatggttctaatatgccaatgaacccaatcttaggtgttaaacacttatcaatctcaaaatcacccaaaaaccctaattttgactcaattccaaaattagtctttcaaacacacaaaaagggttccaatacttccataatcactaaacctagtgattaaacccaattacaagtcctaatcataaccaatttgttcaccaacccaaaatccaccaacagtaacaataaacccgattacaagcaacactaaactcacttcatgagtttaaatgggtttatcaacaatttaagttcaaaccctaacttgaatatcaaaattaaacaatgaaattcggagttagaacttaccacaacaatcaaaacgaagcttgaaacgaggtgaacaactttaaaacccgagactttgatcaattcaagctccttcctctccaaaaccccaattctatcACTAGAATTCTCcatctctctctaagatacttgagagtgatgaatggatgtgaaaatgatccaaaagtggatccaaaccagctgataaggcctgagatccggcctcaagtgaaaagaccaaaaagcccttcattaaacttaaaatagaaaaaaggcagaattctgtcgctgggcatgtgcgcggcgtgcacaccttatggtgcgcggcgcgcacccatgtctgggcagattctgaccttcgtttatttacacaatgcttcctgcactctatgtagcataattacacttccgtacaataaatattagggtcttacacttaagaacggaacatttccatCCGCACCATTTGAGGTAAATGGGCATGAATATAGCAAAGGATATTACCTTGCGGATGGTATATATCCCGATTGAGCAACTTTAGTTAAAGGATATTCATGTCCTACTGAAGAACCAACGATTAAGTTTACAAGATTTCAAGCTAGTGCCCGAAAGGATATAGAGAGGGCGTTTGGGGTTCTTCAAGGTCGTTTTCATATTATACGCATAGCTTCACGAAGTATGTCAGTTAACAGGATGCGAAGAGTGATGGAATATTGTCTCATATTACATAACATGATACTTGAAGATAACGGCTTTGCACTTTCAAAATGGGAAGAAAGATTCACTACCAAAGAAATGGAAAATGGTATGGAACGTATACGAAACAGAGGACGGGATCGAGATATCATCGCAAGAGAAATAAGGGATCGAGATATGCACAACCAACTTACCGAGGATTTAGTCGAGCATATTTGGAACCTTCCACCGACTTTTCGCAATGCGAATTTGTTTTTTTTAATCTATGTAATCgtcaatttatgtatttttaaattattatcaaAAATGAAAtatgtattttttatttataatgttatttattttattttgttgtatttatttaccattttaatgtaatttattttattttgttgtatttatttaacattttaattcatttgaaAAAAAAACTGGTGGACCCTACTGAATTTGACACTGGCATTTGACATTTGAGATTATTGGAGGGTCAAAATCTGACACTGAAATGTTACTGGCAAATGCACTTTTTGAGCCAAAAAGTACAAATCTGCCTGTGATGTCACAGGCAGGGTTAGAAACAATCTTAGGAGCAGAAACTTAAAGAGTTTCAGGTTAACTATAACTCCTAGCTTGTTTTTGATTGTACACTTAATATTCtcatattattaatgattaatgaATAAGGGTATATCTTGTGCATAACCCAAAACGTGTGCACATTGCAACATAATTAAAACGATTAAATGCAAGAAGAAACATTTTCACGCGAAGGATATAGCAATGGTTTTCAATCCAAAAGTGCACGGTAGTGTAAATGGTTTCTTGATGTATATGGATAAAAACCATGTACAAATTTTTATGTTAGGGTCAAATGAAATTTTTTAATCATATGATTCATTTGAAGATACAGATTTTTCAGagcatataataattttaataaatagtACTAATGTATTAAGAGACTTAAACTATATTTAATGATGACAGTATAACATAAATAATCAAAAGATAAGCATATTAAATACCTAAATAAATGATTAATTGATGATAAATTTAACACAAAAATAAATAGATCTTCCATTTTTATTTATTGATGAGTTGTATATTGTATAACTCCCTAATACATTAAAAATGGCATGGAcgataaataattattttattaacaaAGAAAAACGGGCATGGACAATAAATGATAATCATGGTAATAAAAAACGAAAATGGGTATAAATGACTAAGTGAATTAATTTAATTTAAACTATAAAAAATAGTGAGTTTGTCAAATTGGTAGAtagatataaaaataattattatccaCGTACAACTTCACATATTTACAATGCTACTACATTATACTATTAATTAATTCATTCAATTGTTATTCAATCGTGGTTATATATCGTGATAGTGATAAAAATTAATTCATTCAATGTTATTTATACATCGCAAGGAAACTAATTTGTTATTCTCTTTTTCTATACTTAAAAAGTTTGataaatataaaatgattttcTGATGACAAATCTAATTGTTATAGTTAATACACAAAAAATCAATGTACATGACGCTTATATGATAATTTAAAAGTAATGATTATTAGTATGCAATATATTTATGCATCTTAACGACAACTCTAAAAATCATTGTTTATTAAAATCCTATAAATAAACATATTTAGTTTTTTTATCATATTTAGTTTTTTTATATCTTCCAAGAATATATCATACACTATTATCATCAATTACCACACTAGTTGATAGGTTCACCATTTTATTAGTCTCGTTTGCCATTGTCTTCAATCAATCCGTTTTGATACTAAATGGCATAGATTTGTCTCCATAAGTTAACCATGTGGCTTTACCTCGATTAAGTAAGCCTTGATCAAACAACCAATGACTCAAGAATCAAATGAAAGCACAAATGAAAGCACAAGAGCAATAACAAGCGAAAAAAAGCAATTGTTGATGATGCGCTTAGCTTATTGGACTTTCATTTGGGTTTGGACCGTGAGCGGTCCATATGTCTTTCTCTAAAACCATAATTTCTTGTTATAAATAGAGAGGAAGTGAACCTTCTCTTACACGAGATGACTTCTCTCGGATATGAGTTTTTATCGGC of the Rutidosis leptorrhynchoides isolate AG116_Rl617_1_P2 chromosome 5, CSIRO_AGI_Rlap_v1, whole genome shotgun sequence genome contains:
- the LOC139850500 gene encoding uncharacterized protein — encoded protein: MSLLNKRKNPEKSTGSLIESDRKVLEVIKCKKEMAIWSRDIKKETTLPDPIINKSIKNLLSIGLIKEVAHVQHKGRKHYIGAEFEPSKEITGGSWYVDGNLDIAFIDQLKDLCLKIIRKLKVATADGVYDFFMTNKLTTADCTTQQINEILKSMVLDNMIIDVKSTGLGEYHSIPVGKVCYRCPPGDVSKGPTTGAMVSIPCGVCPRIKQCTPDGLISPSTCVYYTKWLEF